In the Nerophis ophidion isolate RoL-2023_Sa linkage group LG01, RoL_Noph_v1.0, whole genome shotgun sequence genome, one interval contains:
- the LOC133554069 gene encoding hydroxycarboxylic acid receptor 2-like, producing MHCNFTGTLLVGVLPALLSIEFILGALSNGMALWIFCFHLRPWKSSTVLLFNLAMADFLLNMILPLRASYYSSGVKWGFGETLCNISQFMLALNRTGSTLFLMAVALDRYIRVVHPHHFVNSLSPSKAMCGAAALWLITVCMTANTLTLQNLRSDYCESFLVETVAKGNRLWHKFNFLFSCWMPLLVILFCTVRIIVQLRGRQLSQHGKIKKALWFITVVVVVFTICFLPSNITQLVIWIKTQEALKTMSAPEVCVAMDNLTVVFYMTVSLTYLNSALDPIIYYFSSPTFKSICRKVLQLPQADTIDTTERWTRETGSHSCSQI from the coding sequence ATGCACTGCAACTTCACGGGGACGCTGCTGGTCGGCGTGCTCCCCGCGCTTTTGTCCATCGAGTTCATCTTGGGGGCCCTGAGCAACGGCATGGCCCTGTGGATCTTCTGCTTCCACCTGCGGCCCTGGAAGAGCAGCACCGTGCTGCTCTTCAACCTGGCCATGGCCGACTTTCTGCTCAACATGATCCTGCCCCTCCGCGCCAGCTACTACAGCTCGGGCGTCAAGTGGGGATTCGGGGAGACGCTCTGCAACATCTCGCAGTTCATGCTGGCCCTGAACCGCACGGGCAGCACCCTCTTCCTGATGGCCGTCGCCTTGGACCGCTACATCCGCGTGGTGCACCCGCACCACTTCGTCAACTCCCTCAGCCCCTCGAAAGCGATGTGCGGGGCGGCGGCGCTCTGGCTGATCACCGTCTGCATGACCGCCAATACCTTGACCCTGCAGAACTTGCGCTCGGACTACTGTGAGAGCTTTCTGGTGGAAACCGTGGCCAAGGGGAACCGGCTGTGGCACAAATTCAACTTTCTCTTCTCCTGCTGGATGCCGCTCCTCGTCATCCTGTTCTGCACCGTCCGCATCATCGTCCAGCTGAGAGGCCGGCAGCTGAGTCAGCACGGGAAGATCAAGAAGGCCCTGTGGTTCATCACCGTTGTGGTGGTGGTGTTCACCATTTGCTTCTTGCCCAGCAACATCACGCAACTCGTTATATGGATCAAAACCCAAGAGGCCCTCAAGACCATGTCGGCGCCTGAGGTGTGCGTCGCCATGGACAACCTGACCGTGGTCTTCTACATGACCGTCAGCCTCACCTACCTCAACAGCGCCCTGGACCCCATCATCTACTACTTCTCCAGTCCCACCTTCAAGAGCATCTGCAGAAAGGTCCTCCAGCTGCCGCAGGCCGACACCATCGACACCACGGAGAGGTGGACCCGGGAGACCGGATCGCACTCGTGCAGTCAGATTTAG